The Lysobacter capsici genome has a segment encoding these proteins:
- a CDS encoding flavodoxin family protein has protein sequence MTASASPQRLLVLVASPRRDGNSGMLGAAVVRGAQAAGSEVSLAFIDDHLDGLVRDCRECRDDQGRCRIEDGFGGLFLDRFLPADGVALCTPVYWYGMSGQAKVFFDRMFCYFAKSHAGSAQVRERIKRKRVALLTSSEEIYPAIALGIVHQLQEYARYTHSRFIGTVHGWGNGRGEVMRDPQGSVAAAEALGREFFERPYLDFQMDTPR, from the coding sequence ATGACTGCTTCCGCTTCGCCGCAACGATTGCTCGTCCTTGTCGCCAGTCCGCGCCGCGATGGCAACAGCGGCATGTTGGGCGCGGCGGTGGTGCGCGGCGCGCAGGCCGCGGGCAGCGAGGTGTCGCTGGCTTTCATCGACGATCACCTTGATGGGTTGGTGCGCGATTGCCGCGAGTGCCGCGACGATCAGGGACGCTGCCGGATCGAAGACGGGTTCGGCGGGTTGTTTCTCGATCGGTTCCTGCCCGCCGACGGCGTCGCGCTGTGCACGCCGGTGTATTGGTACGGGATGTCGGGCCAGGCCAAGGTGTTCTTCGATCGGATGTTCTGCTATTTCGCCAAGAGCCACGCGGGCTCGGCGCAGGTGCGCGAGCGGATCAAGCGCAAGCGCGTGGCCTTGCTGACCTCATCGGAGGAGATCTATCCGGCGATCGCGCTCGGCATCGTGCATCAGCTGCAGGAGTACGCGCGCTACACCCATTCGCGCTTCATCGGCACGGTGCATGGCTGGGGCAACGGGCGCGGCGAGGTGATGCGCGATCCGCAAGGGTCGGTGGCGGCGGCCGAGGCCTTGGGGCGGGAGTTTTTCGAACGGCCGTATCTGGATTTTCAGATGGATACGCCGAGGTGA